A region from the Rheinheimera mangrovi genome encodes:
- a CDS encoding HesA/MoeB/ThiF family protein — protein MLTDLEFIRYSRQLMLPDFGEAAQQKLKRTKVLLIGCGGLGNAASQYLVSSGIGQLTLVDGDKVELSNLQRQVLFRDADKGFNKAKMAARQLKQLNPHVQIKPVEQHFSANNAAALLENTDWVLDCTDNFKSRKLINKLCRQHQISLVSAAAIAQQGQLMLWPFAHNPSPCYQCLFPDLTDQSGNCSSLGVLAPLLGIIGSMQAMLLIQQIIQPDHQAKFWQFEGLGFSLKSYELPLQHCSCSEEK, from the coding sequence ATGCTGACTGATTTAGAATTTATCCGTTATAGCCGCCAGTTGATGTTGCCGGATTTTGGCGAAGCAGCTCAACAAAAATTGAAGCGAACTAAAGTGCTGCTAATTGGCTGTGGTGGTTTAGGCAATGCCGCCAGCCAGTATCTGGTGTCGTCCGGCATAGGCCAGTTGACTTTGGTCGACGGCGATAAAGTGGAGTTATCTAACCTGCAGCGGCAGGTGTTATTCCGCGACGCAGACAAAGGGTTTAACAAAGCCAAAATGGCGGCGCGCCAGCTTAAGCAACTCAACCCGCATGTCCAAATCAAGCCAGTTGAACAACATTTTAGTGCCAACAATGCCGCAGCTTTGCTGGAAAATACCGACTGGGTGCTGGATTGCACAGATAATTTCAAAAGCAGGAAACTGATTAATAAGCTCTGCCGACAGCATCAAATCAGTCTGGTCAGTGCGGCCGCTATAGCTCAACAAGGCCAGTTGATGCTCTGGCCTTTTGCCCATAACCCAAGCCCATGTTACCAATGTTTATTTCCGGATTTAACTGATCAATCCGGTAATTGCAGCAGCTTAGGCGTGTTAGCCCCTTTGCTTGGAATTATCGGTTCTATGCAAGCCATGTTGCTGATACAGCAAATTATTCAACCGGACCACCAGGCAAAATTTTGGCAGTTTGAGGGCTTAGGCTTTAGCTTAAAATCTTATGAGCTGCCACTTCAACACTGCAGTTGCAGCGAAGAAAAATAG